In Bacillus carboniphilus, the sequence ACCAAGTGAAGATTCTTGTCCCCCGCACTCATCATGAAGTGCCCGACCTTTTCACCCTTATCGAGCAAAATGTAGGTTTCTAGGTTGGGAAACTGACTTCGGTAGGCTGCTTGTCTTGTTTTAAATTGCATATGCAGAAACGTCATTTTTTCTGTCGTACTCCAAGGGAAATAAGAAACTTCAGCCCATCTTGTCTCCACAAAGTTATCAAATAAAAATAACTTATCCTCTTGCCCTACACAGGTTCGTATTTTTACCTCCAACGGCGTCTCTCCTAAGTATAGTAAGGCCGACAAAGGGATTCCTTGTGCCGGCCCTACGTGTTTTTAGTAATCTTTGAGTTTATTTAGGAATCTTTGTAAAACTGCAAGCAATTGCGATTTTGTTAAATGACCTTTTGGCATGATCTCACTGTTTTGATTTCCATAAAAGATTCCTAGTTTTACATTGACTGCTGCAGCTTCGCGAATCCATTGCGGTAGTAGCTCTGCATCTTTAAAACCTTGCAATGTCTTTTCAATTTCTGCTTCTTCTAATCGAATCGATACATTGGCAAGTTGCAATGCCCGATGGAAAATAACCATGGCATGTTCCCGAGAGATGACATCATCTGGCCTAAATATTTCGTTGTTATATCCCGTCACTAATCCATAATCTACAGCTGTTTGAATGTCTTTACTTCTTTGATCACTTGTCACATCTGTAAATGAAGAACCGTTGTCTCCCCAAATTCCTAGAATTTTGGACACCGCTATTGCAAATAAGGATCTAGATGTATCGGTTGGGTCATTTATTTCAGAAGTGTCTAAAATTCCTTTTGAGGCTAGCTCGTCGGAATTTGTGTCTGTTAAGAAGACCAATTTTCCATTCATAAATGTTTTGATTGTTGCGACTGTCCCGCTTTGTGTGTGTTCAAAGGAGGCCGGAACATGTCTTAAAGTTCCATCTGGCATTAACATGGCTGCTGAAGTTGGATTTACACCAGCTGGTAACGGAATGGTCATACTAACCGCTTGATCAAACTGGTGAATTTCCTGCTGCTCTCCACCTTTTTTATAAAACACTTCATACTGGACATCCGGGATGTAGGTTTCAACTCGATGGTTACCTAGTGCTTCTTGCACCTGCTCCCATACATCTTCTGGTGTTCGTTTTAGCTGAACCGTCACTTGAATCTCTGTTGGGTCTTCAAAGTATTCAGAGGCAGGGTCCTGTTGGAAGCTTTGGGTTGGAATCTGGTAGGTTCCATTTGGTGTTTTAAGTTGCAACGAGCTTCCTCTGGCCTGCATATTTCTTAGCATTTCTGGTAAAAATTCGGTTTCGATGTTGTCAAATTCCTCTTTTATTTCTAGGTCAATCATTTTATCTTCACTATCACTAAAAATATCTTCCTCAAAAGTGATGGTAAGGGTAGACTGACCATTCTCCATTCTTTGCGTTGTTTTCACTTGTTGATTGGTAGGCGAACCTCCCTCCATTACCTCTACCGGATTTCTTGGTGGAGGTGGTGGTACCCGATTGAGCACCGTTACCGTAGCAGGTTCAGAATAATCGGTTCCATCGAATGCTCGATAGGTAAATGTGATTCTTCCATAATTCCCTGATTGTGGTACAAAGCGGAATTGGCCAGTTGTCGCATCAAGTGTCAGATTTCCTCGTTCCGGCTCCTCTACAATTTCAAACGTAAGGGCATCCTCTTCGATATCATCCGCTGTTAGCATGCCTTGTACCGGGCGACTGGCTGTCGTGCTAAATTCTAGATCTTGAGCTACCGGTTTATCATTGACTGGATTCACATGTAGAGTGATGGTCGCCGGTTGTTCTGCAAAGTTGGACCCATCTGTACCGTTCCATGTAACTGTTGTATCCCCGTTCCAGTTCTCGTTCGGTGTAAAGGTTAGATTTGTAATCTCTGAGATAGCTATTTCTTGGTCTACTGTGATTTCCGTCTCGTCTATTTGGAACACACCATTCTCAGGAAGAGATAGAATTTTTATCGTTTGTAATGGGGTTCCGTCATCATTTGTAAAGTCAAAATCCTCTTCTTTAAACGTGTACATGTGGTCTTCATCCCAGGCTACTGTTTTTTCATGAAGGACTGGGACTGATTTATAGATGATTGCATCGGATAGGAGGGTCGTGTTGTTTGCTCCATCTCTTAACTCCACGTACACTACTTTTTCTCCATAAGTGGAATCATCTAACTGCCATGATTTTGTTTCCACTGCCGACTCCCATGCACTCCACGTTATCTGGTCGTTTGAGAATCTCATCTCAATTTCCTGAACCCCTATATCTGCAGAGGTGAGCTGTAAGTCGACCGTTGGGCGTAGAGTTTCCGCATCTCCGTTATTTACGGAGATGGTGCCGGTTGGTGGTGTTTTATCTAAGGCGAAGCTTGCCGTTGAGAAGTTCCCGGCTTCATCTGTAACGATGATGTTGTATTCGCCTTCATCTGAAATCGTTGTACCATTGGTAAATGGCTGACCATTCAGCGTTGCTGTTCCTTCATTGAAGGAAATGGTCACATTTTCATTTACCTTCTCCCCATCAAGTACTCCGGTTATATTCGGTGGTGTCGTATCTAGTTTGATCGTGTCTTGGTAGACGGACACATTATCAAGAGCGTCACGAAGCTCCATATAGACTGTTTTATCTTCGTCACCAGCCGACAAAGTCCAAGAATGTTCACTTATTGCATCCGCCCAATCACTCCAGTTAACCGTGTCATTGGAGAAGCGCATTTGTACTGGTCCGTTGATGTCATCACTAGTGGTGGCCAGGGAGACATTTGGATTATTTGTCCAGATAGCATTGTCGTTAATGACGATGGTTCCTAGTGGCCCGGTTGTATCCAGTTCAATTCGCGACATAAATTTGTCCGTGTTTCCTACATGGTCTTGGAGCTCAACATAGACCGTTTTTTCGCCGTCCCCATCTGTCAGCTGCCATTCTTTGAACATTGCGTAAGGCTCCCAGTCACTCCATACATTGTCTTCGTTTGAAAACCTCATCTGGATAGGAGGGTGTGGATCATCGCCTGTTATCGTTAGCTGCACAGTCTGGTTGTTTGTTAGATTCTTACCATCATTGATTTCAATAGCTCCAGTTGGCGGGGTTTTATCAATAAGGAATTGTCTAGTTGTAATGTTTCCTGCAGGGTCCATTACAACAAGGGTGTACTCGCCTTCCTCGTCTACTGTTGTTCCACTTACAAATGGTTGATCGTTAAGAGTTGCTGTTCCTTCGTTAAAACTAATGACATATTCTGTGTTGGTCATGCTACCGTCCGTAACACCGGTCACTACCGGTGGTGTCGTGTCTAGAATGATGGTGTCTGACACTGTTGATGTGTTACCAAGGGTGTCCTTCATTTCTACGTAAACGGTTTTTTCACCGTCAATTGTCGATAATGTCCAGTTTTTTGTTGCAGAAGATGATTCCCAATCTGACCAATCGACCTCATCATTCGAATATCGAACGTCGGTTACACCACTTGGATCTACTGATGTCAGTGTTAGAGCTACGTCCGGTGTATTGGTGTAGTTGTTCCCATCGTTGATGGTTATGGTCCCTGTTGGTCCGGTTGTATCTAGGATTATGGAAGCTGTAATGGATTCAGTCGTATTCCCTACGCTGTCCCTTAACTGTAGGTAAACCGTCTTTTCTCCATCCCCCGATAACAGGTTCCAGGCTCTCGAAGTGTTATAGCTTTCCCAGCTGCTCCAATCTGCCTCGTCATTGGATATCCTCATCTGTAAAGGTCCATGATCGTCCGTTCCACTAATGGTTAGCTCCACTTGTGGGTCATTCGTTCTTTCATCGTTTTGATTGATTACGAGTGAGCCGGTAGGCGGTATTTTATCAATGGTGAAAGCTAGACTTGTAGTGTTTGAAGCTAGGTCTTTCACAGTTAACGTGTAGTCCCCACTATCTTTTACCTGGTGTCTGGTTGTGATTTCGGTTCCATTCAATAGGGCGGTTCCTTCATCGAACTGAATGGTGACGTCTGAAGCCGTTACATCCCCATCTGATATCCCTGTTATCACTGGTGCAACAGTGTCTAATATGATGGTTTGCTCGATTGGGGTGGACTCTAATCCGGCTTGGTCTCGGAGTACCATTTGGATGGTTTTTTCCCCTTCTCCGTCTGGTAAAATCCAAGCTAGGTCAGCTGTCGTGACTTCTTGCCAATCTGTCCACGTGCCCCCTTGGTTCATAAACTTTACGTCCAGTGGTCCGTTTGCATCCTGGGAATCTACTATTCTGATCGAAACATATGGGTTATTGGTGTATTCATCCCCGCCGTTTATTTCGAAATCCCCAACCGGAGCTGTCGTATCGAGAATAATACTGTCATATACAATCGTTTCATTTCCTGCAGGATCCACAGCTTTTAGATAAATCGATTTCGTTCCATCTTGACCAGTAAGGGTGGTGGAAGACTCAAATGGCTGCCAGTTTGTTTGGTCTGTAGAGATAAACTGATTAACTGGGCTATTGGTGTCTGTTGC encodes:
- a CDS encoding GNAT family N-acetyltransferase encodes the protein MEVKIRTCVGQEDKLFLFDNFVETRWAEVSYFPWSTTEKMTFLHMQFKTRQAAYRSQFPNLETYILLDKGEKVGHFMMSAGDKNLHLVDVFVIPSHRSKGIGRRVLLSLMEKYESITLQVFYENTHAIRFYKTLGFVLAKEEVPYIKMQWKSRNTA
- a CDS encoding Ig-like domain-containing protein encodes the protein MRKGFHLLVALLLVFPAGWMIPNQAEAEEVMTSSVDTATITVTEDVSHDGTYYPDGWDNSSYNEPNIHVVGFENWFGERYVYTAALKFDMSGSNIAGVIQDAKLVIPIVEINETNDSEPAYIDIYETTSDAWLEEHTPMPTPILPKIANIQVPDEDTTENYKIIKIDITSHVLEQLANNDQVISLLLKGRDSTTDPSNFYQSLVVFMDKKAIEKQAFGREITPTDVPHLEITYQSNSPPTGTIKINNDVPFTNSKEVKLHLTASDPENDPIEVEFSNDNVTWSPREPFESTKPWTLTDGDGTKTVYYKVYDGKTDDLARPTYSDTITLDQTPPTGTFTINSNLSVTNSRNVTLNIDSYPTDTTQVRFSNQEDDWTGSSWQPISNSKTWKLSETDGEKTVYMQLQDEAGNKSETYSATITLDQSAPTGTIEFTNGTHTNNPAVNITIEAEGQPAQMRFKQDSLSWEVWEAFTTTKTFELTGEDGTKTVFMQLQDQAGNISNEISATIILDRVAPSITGISEGAQVRSAAPTFTETNATLNGEPFVSGTTITTEGPHILIVKDQAGNMTTINFIVDRTNPTGSLQINENANLVNTQEVTLSIDANDENGVSEMRISNNETFSDEVWEPFTTTKPWTIPDEDGDKTVYVELRDQAGNTVKISDVITLDQTAPTGTVTIENSKTIINKTEVSLTITGEDDHEPIQVRFSDNNVDWSTWEDFSALSGQKTWNLPAGDGPKTIYMQLKDAAGNIVTIDDTIVLDQTNPTITGVTDGLVTNGNVTINFSDGPAFLNGDPYDSGETITQEGTYTIVVWDEAENQSSATFTIDKTAPSGAISINNGATITNNEQVELSYEATDNLNGNVTIQFSDDGDNWSTAQTVNGTGTYDWTLPLGDGTKTVHLKIQDEAGNFITQTAQITLDQTNPTAAVSINGETEATSSPNVTLSISGTDANPPLEMRIAATENNWSEWEPFSSEKEVTLPAGDGDKTVSVQIKDAAGNISLASDTIELDTTPPVLDGLTDGFKTKDDVTISFNEGTADLNGIPISNNHVVSEDGIYNVIVTDKVGLTTTVSFTIDKTPPTGRVVINDEDLYTKNGTVSLVVEGTDLRGAVEMRIKNEDNAWAADWQPVSNVAEWDLSAGDGEKTIQIELRDEVGNVTNTSDSIILDTTKPEATVVINNNAEFTTNPTVTITATATDTNSPVNQFISTDQTNWQPFESSTTLTGQDGTKSIYLKAVDPAGNETIVYDSIILDTTAPVGDFEINGGDEYTNNPYVSIRIVDSQDANGPLDVKFMNQGGTWTDWQEVTTADLAWILPDGEGEKTIQMVLRDQAGLESTPIEQTIILDTVAPVITGISDGDVTASDVTIQFDEGTALLNGTEITTRHQVKDSGDYTLTVKDLASNTTSLAFTIDKIPPTGSLVINQNDERTNDPQVELTISGTDDHGPLQMRISNDEADWSSWESYNTSRAWNLLSGDGEKTVYLQLRDSVGNTTESITASIILDTTGPTGTITINDGNNYTNTPDVALTLTSVDPSGVTDVRYSNDEVDWSDWESSSATKNWTLSTIDGEKTVYVEMKDTLGNTSTVSDTIILDTTPPVVTGVTDGSMTNTEYVISFNEGTATLNDQPFVSGTTVDEEGEYTLVVMDPAGNITTRQFLIDKTPPTGAIEINDGKNLTNNQTVQLTITGDDPHPPIQMRFSNEDNVWSDWEPYAMFKEWQLTDGDGEKTVYVELQDHVGNTDKFMSRIELDTTGPLGTIVINDNAIWTNNPNVSLATTSDDINGPVQMRFSNDTVNWSDWADAISEHSWTLSAGDEDKTVYMELRDALDNVSVYQDTIKLDTTPPNITGVLDGEKVNENVTISFNEGTATLNGQPFTNGTTISDEGEYNIIVTDEAGNFSTASFALDKTPPTGTISVNNGDAETLRPTVDLQLTSADIGVQEIEMRFSNDQITWSAWESAVETKSWQLDDSTYGEKVVYVELRDGANNTTLLSDAIIYKSVPVLHEKTVAWDEDHMYTFKEEDFDFTNDDGTPLQTIKILSLPENGVFQIDETEITVDQEIAISEITNLTFTPNENWNGDTTVTWNGTDGSNFAEQPATITLHVNPVNDKPVAQDLEFSTTASRPVQGMLTADDIEEDALTFEIVEEPERGNLTLDATTGQFRFVPQSGNYGRITFTYRAFDGTDYSEPATVTVLNRVPPPPPRNPVEVMEGGSPTNQQVKTTQRMENGQSTLTITFEEDIFSDSEDKMIDLEIKEEFDNIETEFLPEMLRNMQARGSSLQLKTPNGTYQIPTQSFQQDPASEYFEDPTEIQVTVQLKRTPEDVWEQVQEALGNHRVETYIPDVQYEVFYKKGGEQQEIHQFDQAVSMTIPLPAGVNPTSAAMLMPDGTLRHVPASFEHTQSGTVATIKTFMNGKLVFLTDTNSDELASKGILDTSEINDPTDTSRSLFAIAVSKILGIWGDNGSSFTDVTSDQRSKDIQTAVDYGLVTGYNNEIFRPDDVISREHAMVIFHRALQLANVSIRLEEAEIEKTLQGFKDAELLPQWIREAAAVNVKLGIFYGNQNSEIMPKGHLTKSQLLAVLQRFLNKLKDY